AGCAGCAGCAGAGCGGCGCCCGCCGCGATCGTCTGCGACCAATGTCCACTGACGGCGGCCAGCATCGCGCTCGTCGCGGAGGCCACGACACCGAGCACTCCGGGCACACGCATGCGCCGGTCCCCATATCGGTGCACTCGTCCCATGATCGCGACCAGCGCACCGTCGTCGAGCGACGCCAGGGCAGGTCGAAGCACAATCGCGCAGAACACGTCGGTGCCGTATACGACTGCGGTCCCGAGCACCGCGAGCAGTGCGGCGATCCTGGCGAGCTCCAAAGCCATGTCACAGCACCCTTCGGGAGTAGGTGCTAGCAACGCTAACCCCGTTGGATCTCGCTGTCAATAGCGGTGCTATCTATTCTAGCGGTGCTAGAGTTCGGCATGGCCATTGATGACCGCCGCGAACGTGAGCGCGCCGCCCGGCGGCGGCTGATCGTCACGACGGCCCGCAGGCTGGCCGAGGACGAGGGCTGGGATGCCGTGACCACACGTCGGCTGTCGACTGAGATCGAGTACAGCCAGCCTGTCCTCTACAAGCACTTCACCGGCATGGAACAGATCGCCGATGCCATCGCCATCGAGGGGTTCGGCGAGCTCGCCGAGGTGATCAGGGTCGCTCGCCGCGGTGCAGGCGCGGCGGCCGAGGCGTTGCACACCAGCGCCCGCGCCTACCTCGACTTCGCCCGCGACAACCCCGCCGTTTACGACGCGATGTTCACCCGCACCACCGCGCTACGCTTCGCCGCCGACGACACACCTCCCGAGCTGGAGGCAGCCTTTGCCGAACTGCGTCAGGCGGTCAGCCTCGTCACCGACGAACAGGATGCCGACGCGCTCACCGAGGTCTTCTGGGCGACGTTGCACGGGCTGGTCACCCTCGGCCGTACCGGACGACTACGCCCGGGCAACGAATCGGAGCGGCTGGATCTGCTCGTCACCCAATTCACCCGCCGCTGAGAAAGCCGAACACGCGGCGTTACTTATTGCTTCGATGTTGAAACACTAGGATGACGCCATGGCGAGCGGTCTGAAGCCTGCGCAAATGCGTACTTACTTCGCACTGACCGAGGCGGTCAGCCTGCTTCAGCACGCGGTGCAGGAACAGTTGCAGGCCGAGGGCGGCCTCAGCTATGTGCAGTTCGAGGTCTTGGCCAAACTGGTCGACGCCAAGCGTCCGCTCACCATGACTGAGCTCGCCGACGGTGTGGTCTACAGCCGCAGCGGCCTGACGCATCAGGCAGGACTGCTGGAGACGGCGGGACTGATCGTCCGCAAAGGCAGCCCCGATGACAAACGTGCCACCGTCGTTGACATCACCAAGGCGGGTCGTGCGCTGGTCGCCAAGGTTCTTCCCGGTCACATCGACGTGGTCCGCGACCTGCTGTACGGCGCACTCTCCGACGGCGACGTGCACATACTCGGTGACCTCATGAGTCGCGTGCGCGATCACATGCGTGAACGGCCACCCCGTTCGGCCGCACCGCGAAGACGCGCCCCCTAACGAACGGCGGGTGCGCCCGTCGCAATTTGACCAACCCCTGCGAGCTTCTGGATGACGCGAATCTCGTCGTCATTGTGGGCTCGTCCATCGGGGTGGATCAGATCGCTGAACCACGTGTCAGGGAGCTCGGTGTACGGCTGCTGCCACGAATCCCAGGGCAGATAGGTCTGCGTGCGTCCGGCGACGAACCCCCAGTTATAGGCGCCGACGTTGCGCCGCTTGGCGATCGGAAGAATTCCTTCGACCGTGCTCCCCAAGTTCCGCGCCAGGTACTCGGTGCAGATGATCGGGCGCCCCAGCGGGGTGAGTTCGTCGATGCGGGCGTCGAATTCAGCGGGTTCGGCGTAGCTGTGGAAACTGATGATGTCGGAGTGCTCGAGCTGCAGGCCGGCTATCTTGCTGCGGCTTCCCGGATCTTTCCAGTGGCCCTGCCACACGCCACTGGTCAATGGCTGAATCGGGTTGACGGCGCGCACCCATTGGAAGACATGCGGGAGGAAGGCGGCGACCAGTTCCATCTTGTCCTGGTGCTCGACATCGCTGTAGTCCTTCGACGGGTTGTCCGGCTCGTTCCAGACGTCCCAGCCGAGCACGCGAGGATCGTTCGCGAACATGCCCACGACGCCGGTGACATAGCTTTGCAGCACGCGGGTGTAGGCCGGGTCCCGAAGACGATGGGCGCCCGGGCTCTGAACCCATCCGGAGTTGTGCACCCCCTTGATGGGTGCGCGTTGACGGCCCGCCTTCGGTAAGGGATCCCAGCACGAGTCGAACAAAACGAAGAGCGGCTTGATCTGGTGCCTCGCTGCGATGGCCACGAATTCGGAAAGCCGGCTGCTGAACCCGGCCCGATCGGTCGCCCACAACTGGTCGTGCAGGAACACCCGCATGGTGTTCATCCCGATGCGCCGGGCCACGCTCAACTCGCCCGCGATGCGGCGCGCGTCGTAGGTGCCCGCCTGGAACATCTCCAGCTGGTTGACGGCGGTCGACGTGACATAGTTCGCGCCAAGCAACCAGCCTTGCTGCGCGTACCAGGCGTTCGCGCGATCTGCCGACCATCGACTCGCCGCAGCGGAGGCGACGGGAATCTTGGTCAGCGCCGCGGCCGCTGCCAGGTACAACGGGAGCTTGAGAGCAGTTCGCCGGTGCACCAGACGACCATAATGTCGCGGATCAAAATGTTTGCTGTCGTGTCTCATGTTGCAACGCAACAGGTTTCAAATCGTTATCTAGCAGCCGAGCGGGGTCGAAAATCTAGGTCCACAGTTTGGCGCGGCTGAAGTCGACCGATTGGGTCGGACGGTCGCCGAAGCGCCACAACTCCCGACGCCGTCCCCGCAGTAGCAGGCCGAAGGATCCGGCGTCGGGACTGTCCGGTGCGGTGGTGGTATCGCTGGTGTAGAAAATGCGCAACTCGGCGTCGGATTTGTGATCTTTGGGCAGCCCGGTGGCAGGGTTCAGCTTGCTCGCGACGGGATCGAGTGCCTCCCGAATGGCTTCCTGAGACACGGTGTGGGGGAAGCCGTATTTCGTGCCGCTGGCAGTCGACGACACCAGGGTGATCGCAGGATGGATGCGTTCGACGAGTTCCAAGTTGACGCCGTGCTTCGACGCATGGTGCGAAACTTTGAAAACGTCGGCCGACAGCAGGTCTCGGTTCCCCGTCGCGGCCGCGATCGCCCTGGCCTGCGCGCTGCCCGATGCCGCCAGGAACGGGAAGTCGGTCGCCACGAACGACCAGGACAACGTCTGGGCGTCGCCGCCGAGGATCAGCGTCGCCGAGGCCGGGTTGGCCGCCCAGTTGGACTGTCCGCCGAGCGAGGCGAGGTCGGCCAGCGCGCGGGCGGGATGCTCGATCCGCAACGAGATCGAGGAGTCGTTGATCTCGACTCCGTAAGTGTCGAAACGGTTTCGCAGGTGAATCGAGGGGCTCAGCACTGTCACCGCGACCTGGCCGAAGAAACGATGCATTCCGCTGGTCGGCTGGGTGTAAACGATGTTCGTGCGGGTACCGATCTCTCGAAGCATGTTCTGGTAGGACGCGGCGGTGTGGAAGAACCCGGGCT
The sequence above is drawn from the Mycobacterium gallinarum genome and encodes:
- a CDS encoding DUF1772 domain-containing protein, with amino-acid sequence MALELARIAALLAVLGTAVVYGTDVFCAIVLRPALASLDDGALVAIMGRVHRYGDRRMRVPGVLGVVASATSAMLAAVSGHWSQTIAAGAALLLLLAWIALYTQVSAPINRQLTAAVDAGATLSNGRVLQTKWDRVIDARAALQGLAVAALCVVLMIP
- a CDS encoding TetR/AcrR family transcriptional regulator, which gives rise to MAIDDRRERERAARRRLIVTTARRLAEDEGWDAVTTRRLSTEIEYSQPVLYKHFTGMEQIADAIAIEGFGELAEVIRVARRGAGAAAEALHTSARAYLDFARDNPAVYDAMFTRTTALRFAADDTPPELEAAFAELRQAVSLVTDEQDADALTEVFWATLHGLVTLGRTGRLRPGNESERLDLLVTQFTRR
- a CDS encoding MarR family winged helix-turn-helix transcriptional regulator; protein product: MASGLKPAQMRTYFALTEAVSLLQHAVQEQLQAEGGLSYVQFEVLAKLVDAKRPLTMTELADGVVYSRSGLTHQAGLLETAGLIVRKGSPDDKRATVVDITKAGRALVAKVLPGHIDVVRDLLYGALSDGDVHILGDLMSRVRDHMRERPPRSAAPRRRAP
- a CDS encoding cellulase family glycosylhydrolase, whose translation is MHRRTALKLPLYLAAAAALTKIPVASAAASRWSADRANAWYAQQGWLLGANYVTSTAVNQLEMFQAGTYDARRIAGELSVARRIGMNTMRVFLHDQLWATDRAGFSSRLSEFVAIAARHQIKPLFVLFDSCWDPLPKAGRQRAPIKGVHNSGWVQSPGAHRLRDPAYTRVLQSYVTGVVGMFANDPRVLGWDVWNEPDNPSKDYSDVEHQDKMELVAAFLPHVFQWVRAVNPIQPLTSGVWQGHWKDPGSRSKIAGLQLEHSDIISFHSYAEPAEFDARIDELTPLGRPIICTEYLARNLGSTVEGILPIAKRRNVGAYNWGFVAGRTQTYLPWDSWQQPYTELPDTWFSDLIHPDGRAHNDDEIRVIQKLAGVGQIATGAPAVR
- a CDS encoding ComEC/Rec2 family competence protein — translated: MKPLPLEDHRLTAADFVDAVRDNDLVYFCLSVGDADAQVIVLPLGPDGIRRVIVVDAGVTDKVIDLLDTLEQVGLISFANPADATIALVVATHPHHDHIAGMAQLFQARGEHVAEVWEPGFFHTAASYQNMLREIGTRTNIVYTQPTSGMHRFFGQVAVTVLSPSIHLRNRFDTYGVEINDSSISLRIEHPARALADLASLGGQSNWAANPASATLILGGDAQTLSWSFVATDFPFLAASGSAQARAIAAATGNRDLLSADVFKVSHHASKHGVNLELVERIHPAITLVSSTASGTKYGFPHTVSQEAIREALDPVASKLNPATGLPKDHKSDAELRIFYTSDTTTAPDSPDAGSFGLLLRGRRRELWRFGDRPTQSVDFSRAKLWT